Genomic DNA from Nicotiana tabacum cultivar K326 chromosome 21, ASM71507v2, whole genome shotgun sequence:
CACAAAATAACAAACATAAACAGATAACACAAACACCATAAAATAACATAACATGTGAATAACCAAATGGTAGCATCTCAGGCAAAGCAAACTAGCATAAGACAGCAAAACGGATAGTTGACACTTGGGATATCATTCCTCCTCGGACTCGGATTCAGCACTCTGTAGCCATTCAACAAAGGGTTTGACATTCTTCCAAATTTTGGAGTCATTGTTCCCAGTAGCACCCTTGCCGTACCACTGTACTATATATTCCTCCTCCAACACATCAGCATCATATAAAGCTTTCAAAACCAGAGCCACTTCCTTCAGTGCAACTGGGTATTTCCCACAAAATTCTTCTATAGCACGAAGCAATCGTAGCTGTGACTCCTCATCTTGAGAAACAGCAGCAAGGTAACTTTTCTTCTTAAGAACCTCCTTGGCAAATCCTTTCTCAATGCCATCCAACAGTGCCTCATACAGAGCAGTGATAACTTCCTGAGGAGACCCAGAGAATGAACCCAAACAGGATTGCAATTGGCTGGCAGCAACTCCCTTTCTTATATTTGTTTTCACCTCCTCAACGAGCCTCTCATGGTTTGTCTCTCCATTCTCGGTCGTATGATTCTTAGATGGCACAGCAGCAGCTGCTTTAGGACTTTGGGCTTGAGTAGCTGCCTTGGACTTCTTCTCTGACTCAATTGTTGAAAGCATAAccatttcagcagttgcagcattTAACTGTTCTTGTATACGCTGCTGAGCAGCTTCTAGTGATGTATCAGTCTGCCActggacatcatcatcatcatcttcttcatcctcctcttctTTCACATTAACATGGTTTCTAGGTGGTGAAGCACGATCCTCATCAGAGCCACCATGTTTCTTTTTAGAGCTGGGTTTTGCACTAGCATCTTTGGAGGAAACCTTTTTCTTCGTCTTCAGCTTCTTCTGCTCTTCATCAGCAGCCTCACCTTCCTTCATTCGCTCCTTCTCAGCTCTTCTCATTGCCTTCTTGTCCTTGGAGCCCTTCTTAGGCTCAGGCGGGTTCTTCAGTATAAAAGTTGTCAGCTTGTCCCTCATGTCCACATCAGAAAGGAAACCACATGCAGCGCATTTCAGTTGGATCATCTGAGTCTTAGTTATTATGACCTCTGTTTCAGGGTTTCCACAACCGTAGCACTGCACATATTTCTTAATAAAGTTC
This window encodes:
- the LOC107789758 gene encoding eukaryotic translation initiation factor 5: MALQNIGASNSDDAFYRYKMPRMITKIEGRGNGIKTNVVNMVDIAKALARPPSYTTKYFGNELGAQSKFDEKTGTALVNGAHETPKLAGLLENFIKKYVQCYGCGNPETEVIITKTQMIQLKCAACGFLSDVDMRDKLTTFILKNPPEPKKGSKDKKAMRRAEKERMKEGEAADEEQKKLKTKKKVSSKDASAKPSSKKKHGGSDEDRASPPRNHVNVKEEEDEEDDDDDVQWQTDTSLEAAQQRIQEQLNAATAEMVMLSTIESEKKSKAATQAQSPKAAAAVPSKNHTTENGETNHERLVEEVKTNIRKGVAASQLQSCLGSFSGSPQEVITALYEALLDGIEKGFAKEVLKKKSYLAAVSQDEESQLRLLRAIEEFCGKYPVALKEVALVLKALYDADVLEEEYIVQWYGKGATGNNDSKIWKNVKPFVEWLQSAESESEEE